Proteins encoded by one window of Geobacter sp. DSM 9736:
- the asd gene encoding aspartate-semialdehyde dehydrogenase — MKVGLIGWRGMVGSVLLQRMQEENDFAGIEPVFFSTSQAGQPAPMNAGTLKNASDLEELKKLDVILTCQGGDYTKAVHPELRKSGWNGYWIDAASTLRMEPNAVIILDPVNRNVIDAALAQGQKDFIGGNCTVSLMLMGLGGLFRAGLVEWLSSMTYQAASGAGAPNMRELLSQMGVLHGSVADLLKNPSSAILEIDRKVTAELRGDAMPKKEFGFPLAGNLLPWIDREVEDGQSREEWKGFAETNKILGASSPIPVDGICVRVGAMRCHSQGITIKLNKDVPIADIENLIANDNQWAKLVPNNKADSLAQLTPAAVSGTLTVPVGRVRKMKMGPQYVQAFTCGDQLLWGAAEPLRRMLRILMEK; from the coding sequence ATGAAAGTTGGACTTATCGGTTGGCGCGGCATGGTCGGTTCGGTACTCCTTCAGCGCATGCAGGAGGAAAACGATTTCGCAGGGATCGAACCGGTATTTTTCTCCACCTCCCAGGCGGGGCAGCCTGCCCCCATGAACGCCGGGACGCTGAAGAACGCATCTGATCTTGAGGAGTTGAAAAAGCTCGACGTGATCCTTACCTGCCAAGGTGGGGACTACACGAAGGCGGTTCATCCCGAGCTGCGTAAGAGCGGCTGGAACGGCTACTGGATCGACGCGGCGTCGACTTTGCGGATGGAGCCGAACGCTGTCATCATCCTCGATCCGGTGAACCGCAACGTCATCGACGCGGCGCTCGCCCAAGGGCAGAAGGACTTCATAGGCGGCAACTGCACCGTAAGCCTCATGCTCATGGGGCTGGGCGGACTTTTCCGCGCGGGGCTGGTGGAGTGGCTCTCCTCCATGACCTACCAGGCCGCATCCGGCGCAGGGGCCCCCAATATGCGTGAACTCCTCTCCCAGATGGGAGTTCTCCACGGCTCGGTTGCCGATCTTCTGAAAAATCCATCGTCGGCGATCCTGGAGATCGACCGGAAGGTGACGGCAGAGCTGCGCGGTGATGCAATGCCGAAAAAAGAATTCGGCTTTCCGCTGGCCGGCAACCTCCTCCCCTGGATCGACCGTGAGGTTGAGGACGGGCAGAGCCGCGAAGAGTGGAAAGGCTTTGCCGAGACAAACAAAATTCTCGGTGCCTCGTCGCCGATTCCGGTCGACGGCATCTGCGTGCGGGTCGGCGCGATGCGCTGCCACAGCCAGGGCATCACCATCAAGCTCAACAAGGATGTGCCGATAGCCGACATCGAGAACCTCATCGCCAACGACAACCAGTGGGCGAAGCTCGTCCCCAACAACAAGGCGGACTCGCTGGCGCAGCTCACTCCGGCAGCCGTGTCCGGCACCCTCACCGTTCCGGTCGGACGGGTGCGTAAGATGAAGATGGGGCCACAGTACGTGCAGGCTTTCACCTGCGGCGACCAGCTCCTCTGGGGGGCCGCCGAGCCGCTTCGCCGCATGCTGCGTATCCTGATGGAGAAGTAG